In Streptomyces chartreusis NRRL 3882, the following are encoded in one genomic region:
- a CDS encoding acyltransferase family protein → MSRDRYVDFLRAWAIALVVVGHWLITVLVRGPGGEITAPELLAVLPWTQWLTLGFQIMPLFFLAGGHAASGSWARTRAAGGTASGWVARRASRLLLPAGVYSALVLLAVGVCAAVRVDPGTLELVGWAMAMQFWFLPVYLLLSALTPPLHAAHRRWGLGVPVVLGAAALAADALAVAVHVPYVGLLNYVLVWGIAYQLGFCWRDGLLTGHRATAPAMAACGGVAFAALVGVGPFPVSLIRVTGQSPGNTDPPSAAMLAWVVAQVGLCLLAARAMRRLLDRERVWRVVSPVGGASMTLYLWHMLPVLVVAAAFYLTGLAPQPAFGSAAWWALRVPWLLVLGVVLAGVVAVLRPLERGLAAVHERIHRDADLHHPWPLWLGLATAVAALTRFAGQGFAPGGRLPLPPALGLALGALLVVLSRRTKPRDAEKPDDVLEEAA, encoded by the coding sequence GTGAGCAGAGACCGCTACGTCGACTTCCTGCGGGCGTGGGCCATCGCCCTGGTGGTGGTCGGGCACTGGCTGATCACCGTACTCGTCCGCGGGCCCGGTGGTGAGATCACGGCACCGGAGCTGCTGGCGGTCCTTCCGTGGACCCAGTGGCTGACCCTGGGCTTTCAGATCATGCCGCTGTTCTTCCTGGCCGGCGGGCATGCGGCGAGCGGCTCCTGGGCGCGCACCCGGGCGGCGGGCGGTACGGCGTCGGGGTGGGTGGCGCGGCGGGCGTCGCGGCTGCTGCTCCCGGCGGGGGTGTACAGCGCGCTGGTGCTGCTCGCCGTCGGGGTCTGTGCGGCCGTCCGCGTGGATCCGGGCACCCTCGAGCTGGTGGGGTGGGCGATGGCGATGCAGTTCTGGTTCCTGCCGGTGTATCTGCTCCTCAGCGCCCTGACCCCGCCCCTGCACGCGGCGCACCGGCGCTGGGGCCTGGGCGTCCCCGTGGTCCTGGGCGCGGCCGCCCTGGCGGCTGACGCGCTCGCGGTGGCGGTGCACGTGCCGTACGTCGGGCTGCTCAACTACGTGCTCGTGTGGGGCATCGCCTACCAGTTGGGCTTCTGCTGGCGAGACGGTCTGCTGACCGGTCACCGGGCGACAGCGCCCGCGATGGCGGCGTGCGGCGGGGTGGCCTTCGCGGCGCTGGTGGGCGTCGGGCCGTTCCCGGTCAGCCTGATCCGGGTGACCGGGCAGAGCCCGGGCAACACCGATCCACCGTCGGCGGCGATGCTGGCGTGGGTGGTGGCCCAGGTGGGCCTGTGTCTCCTCGCCGCACGGGCGATGCGGCGGCTTCTGGACCGGGAGCGGGTGTGGCGGGTGGTGAGCCCGGTGGGAGGCGCCAGCATGACGCTGTATCTGTGGCACATGCTGCCGGTGCTGGTCGTGGCCGCCGCGTTCTACTTGACCGGGCTCGCGCCCCAGCCCGCCTTCGGATCCGCGGCATGGTGGGCGCTGCGGGTGCCCTGGCTGCTGGTGCTCGGCGTCGTCCTGGCCGGTGTCGTGGCAGTGTTGCGGCCCTTGGAGCGCGGGCTGGCGGCAGTGCACGAGCGGATCCACCGGGACGCCGACCTGCACCACCCATGGCCGCTGTGGCTCGGCCTCGCCACCGCCGTCGCCGCTCTGACCCGGTTCGCCGGACAGGGATTCGCCCCCGGCGGCCGGTTGCCCCTGCCGCCCGCACTGGGCCTGGCGCTGGGCGCACTGCTGGTGGTGCTTTCCCGGCGCACGAAGCCACGCGACGCCGAGAAGCCCGATGACGTCCTGGAGGAAGCCGCCTGA
- a CDS encoding VOC family protein, with product MTTRLGSVNEFCWMDLKTRDLPGTAAFFSTTLGWRFAVDEEDRRRATKITLDGHLIGGVSDLAHPVYPPGTPAHIAYYLAVEDIERRIAVATAHGARIVVPPFDAGDQGRMATLIDPAGAAFSLWQAHHFTGWQFPLHLASAPHRMVLACERPDEARNFYRETAGSPLTCADFVAPRGGLTATPQWELAIGVDDLDSVVTRVREQGRSPATWQDETGRCVVRLTSPEGLTFQIRRLER from the coding sequence ATGACGACCCGTCTGGGTTCAGTGAACGAGTTCTGCTGGATGGACCTGAAAACCCGCGACTTACCCGGCACCGCCGCCTTCTTCTCCACGACGCTGGGCTGGCGCTTCGCGGTGGACGAGGAGGACCGGCGCAGGGCCACCAAGATAACCCTCGACGGCCACTTGATCGGCGGCGTGAGCGACCTGGCACATCCGGTCTACCCGCCGGGAACACCTGCCCACATCGCCTACTACCTGGCGGTGGAAGACATCGAACGCCGTATCGCAGTGGCGACGGCGCACGGCGCACGCATCGTCGTACCTCCTTTCGACGCCGGCGATCAGGGCCGCATGGCGACACTGATCGATCCGGCAGGCGCCGCCTTCTCCCTGTGGCAGGCGCACCACTTCACCGGCTGGCAGTTCCCGCTCCACCTGGCGAGTGCCCCGCACCGCATGGTCCTGGCGTGCGAACGGCCCGACGAGGCCCGGAACTTCTACCGCGAGACCGCAGGATCACCCCTGACCTGCGCCGACTTCGTCGCCCCACGTGGAGGCCTCACCGCCACCCCACAGTGGGAACTGGCGATCGGTGTCGACGACCTGGACAGTGTCGTCACCCGCGTGCGCGAGCAGGGCCGGTCCCCGGCCACCTGGCAGGACGAGACGGGCCGATGCGTGGTGCGGTTGACCAGCCCGGAGGGACTGACCTTCCAGATACGCCGCCTGGAGCGGTGA
- a CDS encoding RICIN domain-containing protein, with product MGKQRPLPQEARSASEFVACMRRLKEQAGLTYRQLEANAERRGDVLARSTVADALRRDSLPRAEVVAAFVRACGRDEDAATWLEARHRLTAVEPLHAEDGSAHADEGRSPTGGRPTPDGTPEDPARSTAVSPAPAPVLASTRALASASTPAPIAGRVRNLRALLAAAGAALLFAAVGAWALLPGEAGDRDAAARGAGVAPGLASSSASALTTGDDGPPPGRSRIRPALAPTLCVTEGHDRKGRYRSQVAVQRPCADATPPDLSLVSVGNTGSYYIQWRHPVYGDGCLTALGSGHVVEGLLEPWPWESCSADRTSQHFFFEPVDRSNGSKVNAYRIHVVQNGMCLGVNGTDDLTAGAEIAQQRCTGSRDQEFLVDAMD from the coding sequence ATGGGGAAACAGCGTCCGTTACCACAGGAGGCGCGCAGCGCCTCCGAGTTCGTGGCGTGCATGCGCCGGCTCAAGGAACAGGCCGGCCTGACCTACCGCCAGTTGGAGGCGAACGCGGAACGGCGCGGGGACGTCCTCGCGCGCAGCACCGTCGCCGACGCGCTGCGCCGGGACTCGCTGCCGCGTGCGGAGGTGGTCGCCGCGTTCGTCCGCGCGTGCGGCAGGGACGAGGACGCCGCCACCTGGCTGGAGGCCAGACACCGCCTGACAGCGGTCGAGCCGTTGCACGCGGAGGACGGGTCGGCGCATGCGGACGAAGGGCGGTCGCCCACCGGCGGACGGCCGACGCCCGACGGGACACCGGAAGACCCCGCCCGGTCAACGGCCGTGAGCCCGGCTCCGGCCCCGGTCCTGGCCTCGACTCGGGCTTTGGCCTCGGCTTCGACCCCCGCCCCGATCGCCGGTCGCGTCAGAAACCTGCGAGCCCTCCTCGCCGCCGCCGGTGCCGCGCTGTTGTTCGCCGCTGTGGGGGCCTGGGCGCTGCTGCCCGGCGAGGCGGGCGACAGGGACGCGGCGGCGCGTGGGGCAGGGGTCGCACCAGGCCTCGCCTCCTCCTCGGCCTCCGCCCTGACCACCGGCGACGACGGCCCGCCACCAGGACGGTCCAGGATCCGCCCCGCCCTGGCCCCCACGCTGTGCGTCACCGAAGGCCACGACCGCAAGGGGCGCTACCGAAGCCAAGTGGCCGTCCAGCGCCCCTGTGCCGACGCCACACCGCCGGACCTCTCACTGGTGTCGGTCGGCAACACGGGCTCCTACTACATCCAGTGGCGCCACCCGGTGTACGGCGACGGCTGTCTCACCGCGCTCGGCAGCGGCCATGTCGTCGAGGGACTGCTCGAGCCCTGGCCCTGGGAGAGTTGTTCGGCGGACCGCACCAGCCAGCACTTCTTCTTCGAACCCGTCGACCGTTCCAACGGGTCCAAGGTGAACGCCTACCGGATACACGTGGTCCAGAACGGAATGTGCCTCGGCGTCAACGGTACCGACGACCTGACGGCGGGTGCCGAGATCGCCCAGCAGCGCTGCACGGGGTCACGGGACCAGGAGTTCCTGGTGGATGCGATGGACTGA
- a CDS encoding ATP-binding cassette domain-containing protein, which produces MPEDLMLGRGETLGLVGESGCGKSTLARVLLRLERPGAGTVRYEGVGPFTLSGAELLAWRRKVQMVFRTRSVAQPPAARGGSDRRALADPPRSRPRVEAGGPRAELLEMVGLRASDAGRHPHEFSGGQRQRLNLLCDLRDELGLSWDCRTSSSRTTCPWCAPRRPRRRDVPRQDRGDGPDGVPAPADPPSGCRFRTPCRRVRDVCAEAVPAPPPPGPVHGAACHFPLEETPPVTV; this is translated from the coding sequence ATGCCTGAGGACCTGATGCTGGGCCGCGGGGAGACCCTCGGTCTCGTCGGCGAGTCCGGCTGCGGCAAGTCCACGCTGGCCAGGGTCCTCCTGCGGCTGGAGCGGCCGGGCGCGGGCACCGTGCGGTACGAGGGAGTCGGCCCCTTCACGTTGTCGGGTGCGGAACTGCTCGCCTGGCGCCGGAAGGTGCAGATGGTGTTCAGGACCCGTTCGGTCGCTCAACCCCCGGCTGCCCGCGGCGGATCGGATCGGCGAGCCCTGGCTGACCCACCGCGGTCTCGTCCCCGCGTCGAAGCGGGCGGCCCGCGCGCCGAACTGCTGGAGATGGTCGGTCTGCGCGCGTCGGACGCGGGCCGTCACCCGCACGAGTTCTCCGGGGGACAACGGCAGCGGCTCAACCTCCTGTGCGACCTGCGGGACGAGCTGGGACTGTCGTGGGACTGTCGTACGTCTTCATCTCGCACGACCTGTCCGTGGTGCGCACCTCGCCGACCGCGTCGACGTGATGTACCTCGGCAAGATCGTGGAGACGGGCCCGACGGAGTCCCCGCACCGGCCGACCCGCCGTCCGGATGCCGGTTCCGGACCCCGTGCCGACGGGTGCGGGACGTGTGTGCGGAGGCGGTCCCCGCGCCGCCGCCCCCGGGGCCCGTACACGGCGCGGCATGCCACTTCCCTCTGGAGGAGACACCACCGGTGACGGTGTGA
- a CDS encoding RICIN domain-containing protein — protein sequence MSSRHRPARAWAVSVPLALGAGLLTVPPAPAAAAEQPGSAVTVRIDPSYRQQEFEGWGTSLVWFANITGRYPEPIRQKLADMLFGEDGLRLNIARYNIGGGNAPDVRKDYMKVGATMDGFWKAPEGTTREDTDWWNPDDPDHWDWSADPGQRWWVDRVKKKVTRWEAFSNSPPWFQTVSGYVSGGFDANTDQIRADRVDDFATYLVKVTEQLEKKHRIKFDTIAPLNEPNTNYWGTQIGPDGQPTGGRQEGAHAGPELQQKVVLALRRALEKARTRATVSAMDETNPSTFVRNWNAYDSSARAAVDQLNVHTYGTGMRTSARDSAKAADKPFWMSEVEGTWGTGTDFTGMEPGLGIATRVVDDIRELEPSAWVLWQPVEDSIPQAQAGKNWGSIHIPFNCTAQDTLETCPIRANTKFHTLRNFTHHIRPGDHFVKADDPASVAAVRKSGRGATVVHVNNGTTPRAVTLDLSRFKRVAPGATVTPVVTSTDGALVRGTPVKVTDDSATVTVPAKSVTTLLVDGVSGTAEDASLVQPGHVYRLQGAQSGKSLAPSADGKGVVVRTADPGARSQLWSVKKLTRGEGNRERYALRNAETGSRLAVRDNEAVLEDADTPAAQWIMSTTGDGTWTFVNAATGRLLDVVGQSTADGARVSAFLPTSGANQRWAVTDETVLRTQPAKAFTVPGRAPELPGTVTPVFRDGARGALPVRWTLPSEAHWSKPGTVRVKGTATDALGRTVRAEAVVTVDTIASTLPGRAKTYTGGRPDLPATVTGVGRHGGTADLPVTWDPAPDGAFDEAGVVTLRGTAQVPGGTGAAATVRVQVTAPRERNAAPDEGVTVGATYTESGYSADGLRNGNTSEKAWSNWRSGTKNPSDTITFTLPEARELTRVVTHFHRDGTNVSFAESLKVQVRGADGTWTDASETVPVGTEGTPVADVPVRAFGPVTGVRVVMAARPGGYITLGEIELFARTPGASADAAAASIEVDGVAIGDFAPDRTGYRVTTDRPDRARVTATPRDPYASVSVRKETTHVAVVTVSSEDGSQTRQYRIELTRS from the coding sequence ATGTCCAGCAGACATCGCCCCGCCCGTGCGTGGGCGGTCAGCGTCCCCCTGGCACTCGGCGCGGGACTCCTGACCGTGCCTCCTGCCCCTGCCGCTGCCGCCGAACAGCCCGGCAGCGCGGTCACCGTACGGATCGACCCGTCCTACCGGCAGCAGGAGTTCGAAGGGTGGGGGACGAGCCTCGTCTGGTTCGCCAACATCACCGGCCGCTACCCGGAGCCCATCCGGCAGAAGCTCGCCGACATGCTCTTCGGTGAGGACGGCCTCCGCCTCAACATCGCGCGTTACAACATCGGCGGCGGCAACGCCCCGGACGTCCGCAAGGACTACATGAAGGTCGGCGCGACGATGGACGGCTTCTGGAAGGCCCCCGAGGGCACCACCAGGGAGGACACCGACTGGTGGAACCCCGACGACCCCGACCACTGGGACTGGTCCGCCGACCCGGGCCAGCGCTGGTGGGTGGACCGCGTCAAGAAGAAGGTGACCCGCTGGGAGGCGTTCAGCAACTCCCCGCCGTGGTTCCAGACCGTCAGCGGCTACGTCTCGGGCGGCTTCGACGCCAACACCGACCAGATACGGGCCGACCGCGTCGACGACTTCGCCACCTACCTGGTCAAGGTGACCGAGCAGCTGGAGAAGAAGCACCGCATCAAGTTCGACACCATCGCCCCGCTCAACGAGCCCAACACCAACTACTGGGGCACCCAGATAGGCCCCGACGGACAGCCCACCGGCGGTCGCCAGGAGGGCGCGCACGCCGGCCCCGAGCTCCAGCAGAAGGTCGTCCTGGCGCTGCGGCGCGCACTGGAGAAGGCGAGGACCCGCGCGACGGTCTCCGCGATGGACGAGACCAACCCCAGCACCTTCGTCCGCAACTGGAACGCCTACGACAGCTCCGCCCGCGCCGCCGTCGACCAGCTCAACGTGCACACGTACGGCACCGGCATGCGCACCAGCGCCCGGGACAGCGCCAAGGCCGCGGACAAGCCGTTCTGGATGAGCGAGGTCGAGGGCACCTGGGGGACCGGCACCGACTTCACCGGCATGGAACCGGGGCTCGGCATCGCCACCCGGGTCGTCGACGACATCCGTGAACTGGAGCCGTCAGCCTGGGTGTTGTGGCAGCCCGTCGAGGACTCCATCCCGCAGGCCCAGGCCGGCAAGAACTGGGGCAGCATCCACATCCCGTTCAACTGCACCGCGCAGGACACCCTGGAGACCTGCCCGATCCGGGCCAACACCAAGTTCCACACCCTGCGCAACTTCACCCACCACATCCGGCCCGGCGACCACTTCGTCAAGGCCGACGACCCCGCCAGCGTCGCCGCCGTACGCAAGTCCGGCCGCGGGGCGACCGTCGTGCACGTCAACAACGGCACGACCCCGCGTGCCGTGACCCTGGACCTCTCGCGGTTCAAGCGCGTCGCCCCCGGCGCCACCGTCACGCCCGTGGTGACCAGCACCGACGGAGCGCTCGTCCGCGGCACCCCGGTGAAGGTGACGGACGACTCCGCCACGGTGACCGTCCCGGCGAAGTCGGTCACCACCCTCCTCGTCGACGGCGTGTCCGGGACCGCCGAGGACGCCTCACTCGTCCAGCCCGGCCACGTCTACCGCCTCCAAGGGGCCCAGAGCGGCAAGTCCCTGGCCCCGTCCGCCGACGGCAAGGGCGTCGTCGTCCGTACCGCCGACCCTGGTGCCAGGTCCCAGTTGTGGTCGGTGAAGAAGCTGACCCGCGGGGAAGGCAACCGCGAGCGTTATGCCCTGAGGAACGCCGAGACGGGCAGCCGCCTCGCCGTACGCGACAACGAGGCCGTTCTCGAAGACGCCGACACACCGGCCGCGCAGTGGATCATGTCGACCACCGGGGACGGCACCTGGACCTTCGTCAACGCCGCCACCGGCCGACTGCTCGACGTCGTCGGACAGTCGACGGCGGACGGCGCCCGCGTCTCGGCCTTCCTCCCCACCTCTGGCGCGAACCAGCGCTGGGCCGTGACCGACGAGACGGTGCTGCGCACACAGCCGGCCAAGGCGTTCACCGTTCCGGGCCGCGCGCCCGAACTGCCCGGCACCGTGACGCCCGTCTTCCGGGACGGCGCCCGCGGAGCCCTCCCCGTGCGGTGGACACTGCCCTCCGAGGCGCACTGGAGCAAGCCCGGAACGGTACGCGTGAAGGGCACGGCGACCGACGCCCTCGGACGGACCGTCCGCGCCGAGGCGGTCGTCACCGTGGACACCATCGCCTCCACCCTCCCGGGCCGCGCCAAGACCTACACCGGTGGACGGCCCGACCTGCCCGCCACCGTCACCGGCGTCGGACGGCACGGCGGCACCGCCGACCTCCCGGTCACCTGGGACCCCGCTCCCGACGGCGCCTTCGACGAGGCCGGAGTGGTGACCCTGCGCGGCACCGCCCAGGTTCCCGGCGGCACCGGGGCGGCGGCGACCGTACGCGTCCAGGTCACCGCACCCCGGGAGCGGAACGCCGCGCCCGACGAGGGCGTGACGGTCGGCGCGACCTACACCGAGAGCGGCTACTCCGCCGATGGCCTGCGCAACGGCAACACGTCCGAGAAGGCCTGGTCGAACTGGCGGTCCGGCACGAAGAACCCGTCCGACACCATCACCTTCACCCTGCCCGAGGCCCGCGAGCTGACCCGGGTCGTGACCCACTTCCACCGCGACGGCACCAACGTCAGCTTCGCCGAGTCCCTCAAGGTGCAGGTGCGCGGGGCCGACGGCACCTGGACCGACGCGAGCGAGACGGTGCCCGTCGGCACCGAGGGCACACCCGTCGCCGACGTCCCGGTGCGCGCCTTCGGCCCGGTGACCGGGGTACGCGTTGTCATGGCGGCCCGCCCCGGCGGTTACATCACCCTCGGGGAGATCGAGCTCTTCGCCAGGACCCCCGGCGCCTCCGCGGACGCCGCCGCCGCGTCGATCGAGGTGGACGGCGTGGCGATCGGCGACTTCGCCCCGGACCGGACGGGTTACCGCGTGACCACCGACCGCCCGGACCGGGCGAGGGTCACCGCCACGCCGCGCGACCCGTACGCGAGCGTGAGCGTCCGCAAGGAGACGACACACGTGGCCGTCGTGACCGTGAGCAGCGAGGACGGCTCGCAGACACGGCAGTACAGGATCGAGCTCACCCGTTCCTGA